Proteins encoded in a region of the Nicotiana tomentosiformis chromosome 9, ASM39032v3, whole genome shotgun sequence genome:
- the LOC104094555 gene encoding peroxidase 27-like, translating to MATSQFANCCFLISLFFFAFASNHANGKELKVGFYHKKCPHLELIVKEVIDDVISRVPSLAAPLLRMHFHDCFVRGCDGSVLLNSPTKQAEKDAIPNLSLRGYQIIDKVKTAVEKSCPGMVSCADIVALVARDVTVAVKGPFWEVETGRRDGRVSNITEALFNLIPPFANITSLKQGFLQKGLSVKDLVVLSGSHTIGMSHCSSFNNRLYNFTGKGDADPSLDPNYIKRLKMKCSPTDQNSIVEMDPGSVRTFDTSYYNIVAKRRGLFTSDSALLDDKETKGYLKEQALNHGSTFFKDFGESMVKMGRIQVLTGTQGEIRNVCTKIN from the exons ATGGCAACTTCACAATTTGCAAATTGTTGTTTCTTGATTTCATTATTCTTCTTTGCATTTGCTTCAAACCATGCAAATGGGAAAGAACTCAAAGTAGGTTTTTACCACAAAAAATGTCCTCATCTCGAGTTGATAGTGAAGGAGGTTATTGATGATGTTATTTCCAGAGTCCCCAGTCTTGCTGCTCCTTTGTTGAGAATGCACTTTCACGATTGTTTCGTTAGG GGTTGTGATGGCTCAGTTCTGTTGAATTCTCCAACTAAACAAGCTGAGAAGGATGCAATCCCAAATTTAAGCCTTAGAGGATATCAAATTATTGATAAAGTGAAGACTGCAGTAGAAAAATCTTGCCCTGGGATGGTTTCCTGCGCCGATATTGTTGCCCTAGTTGCTAGAGATGTCACAGTTGCG GTCAAGGGACCATTCTGGGAAGTTGAAACTGGGAGAAGAGATGGAAGGGTCTCAAATATAACTGAAGCCTTATTTAATTTAATTCCTCCTTTTGCAAATATAACATCATTGAAACAAGGATTCTTGCAAAAGGGATTAAGTGTCAAGGACCTAGTAGTATTATCAG GTTCTCACACAATTGGAATGTCTCATTGCTCATCATTCAACAACCGTCTTTACAACTTCACTGGGAAAGGAGATGCAGATCCTTCTTTGGATCCAAACTATATAAAAAGATTGAAAATGAAATGTTCTCCAACTGACCAAAACTCCATTGTTGAGATGGATCCAGGAAGTGTTAGAACATTTGATACATCTTATTATAATATTGTAGCAAAAAGAAGAGGACTTTTTACGTCCGATTCTGCTTTACTTGATGATAAAGAAACTAAGGGCTATCTCAAAGAACAAGCACTTAACCATGGTTCAACTTTTTTCAAGGATTTTGGTGAATCTATGGTTAAAATGGGAAGGATTCAAGTACTCACTGGTACTCAAGGTGAAATTAGAAATGTGTGTACAAAGATCAACTAA
- the LOC108944841 gene encoding NDR1/HIN1-like protein 26 codes for MQSRPELPVYGRDEDRPIRRHHSASYYAHRVKESLTTRVSKLVCSIFLGLLAIVGLITFILWLSLRPHRPRIFLNDFSVPALGQGIGGPENAQINFKVTARNSNQGIGVYYDASQVTVYYQEQSIGGYQVLTPFYQQPKNSTIFASMLSGSSLTVTGSQWKQMQNDRTRGPVIFRLELTSTIRFKISSWNSKRHRMHANCPVGVGQDGMILPAYMDKRCPVYFS; via the coding sequence ATGCAGTCTAGGCCTGAATTACCTGTTTATGGCCGCGATGAAGATCGCCCTATAAGGCGACACCATAGTGCTAGCTACTATGCCCACAGGGTGAAAGAAAGTTTAACCACAAGAGTCTCAAAACTAGTATGTTCTATATTCTTAGGCCTTCTTGCTATTGTTGGACTCATCACATTCATTTTATGGCTAAGTCTTCGCCCTCATCGGCCACGAATTTTCCTCAATGACTTCTCTGTTCCAGCTTTAGGCCAAGGAATTGGTGGACCTGAAAATGCACAAATAAACTTCAAAGTCACAGCAAGAAATTCTAATCAAGGTATTGGGGTTTACTATGATGCAAGTCAAGTGACAGTGTATtatcaagaacaaagtattggaGGGTACCAAGTGTTGACACCATTCTATCAACAGCCTAAGAATAGTACCATTTTTGCTAGTATGCTTAGTGGTTCATCATTGACAGTGACAGGGTCGCAGTGGAAGCAAATGCAGAATGATCGAACGAGAGGGCCAGTGATTTTTCGTCTTGAATTAACATCAACTATAAGATTTAAGATTTCGTCGTGGAACAGTAAACGCCACAGGATGCATGCTAATTGTCCTGTTGGAGTAGGACAAGATGGCATGATATTGCCTGCTTATATGGATAAGAGATGTCCAGTTTATTTTAGCTGA